In the Chryseobacterium sp. MYb264 genome, one interval contains:
- a CDS encoding MFS transporter, whose protein sequence is MAKKIKPNLSMLQIINMSMGFLGIQMAFGLQNGNASRILANFGADVHELSWFWLVAPVTGLIVQPIIGHMGDNTWSPLGRRKPYFLIGAILCAIGLVMLPNAASATQMMAANVLLLAVIFLAMMDASINVAMEPFRALVGDMLPKHQGTVGFSVQTILIGIGAVIGSYLPDWLTKLGVSNVAEAGFVANNVIYSFYVGAGFLILTILYTIITTKEYSPQEFAEFDGGKEVIEEPSKFTDIFKDFSNIPSQMKRLGIVQFFSWFALFTMWVFTTSALATHHFGLSPDDTHSKAFNDAGDLTGKLFGMYNLWAIPFAFLLTPIAKWIGKKQTHALALAFGGVGLILMYFIKDVNLLWISMVGLGFAWASILAMPYAMLIEVIPQKKMGVYMGIFNFFIVIPQIINGIFGGPIVSGVFGKQAIDYVIVGGVCMLLGAVLTLFFIKSEDETPKEIEEEIQQVHF, encoded by the coding sequence ATGGCAAAAAAAATAAAACCGAATTTATCCATGCTCCAAATCATCAATATGAGCATGGGATTTTTGGGAATTCAGATGGCCTTTGGCTTACAAAACGGAAATGCAAGTAGAATTTTGGCCAACTTTGGGGCAGATGTTCATGAATTGTCCTGGTTTTGGCTGGTTGCACCGGTTACAGGATTAATTGTACAGCCGATTATCGGGCACATGGGAGACAATACCTGGAGTCCTTTGGGAAGAAGAAAGCCTTACTTTTTAATTGGAGCGATTCTTTGTGCAATCGGCTTGGTCATGCTTCCAAATGCAGCATCAGCAACGCAAATGATGGCGGCAAATGTTTTGTTATTGGCTGTTATTTTCTTAGCAATGATGGATGCTTCCATCAACGTGGCGATGGAACCTTTCCGAGCGTTGGTAGGAGATATGTTGCCAAAACATCAGGGAACGGTAGGGTTTTCTGTTCAGACAATTTTAATTGGAATTGGCGCTGTGATTGGGTCTTACTTACCCGACTGGCTTACAAAATTAGGCGTGTCAAATGTCGCAGAGGCAGGATTTGTAGCGAATAACGTAATTTATTCCTTTTATGTAGGTGCAGGATTTTTGATACTAACAATTTTATATACTATTATTACCACCAAAGAATATTCGCCGCAGGAATTTGCTGAGTTTGACGGTGGCAAGGAAGTGATTGAAGAGCCTTCAAAATTTACAGATATTTTCAAAGATTTCTCAAATATTCCTTCGCAGATGAAAAGACTGGGAATTGTTCAGTTCTTCTCTTGGTTTGCTCTGTTTACGATGTGGGTTTTTACAACAAGTGCATTGGCGACCCATCATTTCGGACTTTCGCCTGATGATACGCATTCTAAAGCATTCAACGATGCCGGAGATTTAACAGGAAAATTATTCGGAATGTACAACCTTTGGGCGATTCCGTTCGCGTTTTTATTAACTCCAATTGCAAAATGGATTGGCAAGAAACAAACCCACGCATTAGCCTTAGCTTTTGGCGGAGTAGGTTTAATTTTAATGTATTTCATCAAAGATGTTAATCTTCTTTGGATCTCAATGGTCGGTTTAGGATTTGCTTGGGCGAGTATTTTAGCCATGCCATATGCGATGTTAATTGAGGTGATTCCACAAAAGAAAATGGGCGTTTACATGGGGATTTTCAACTTTTTTATTGTTATTCCGCAAATTATTAATGGGATTTTCGGAGGTCCGATTGTAAGTGGTGTTTTCGGAAAGCAAGCCATTGATTATGTTATCGTTGGCGGCGTTTGTATGTTGTTGGGAGCAGTTTTAACCTTGTTTTTCATTAAATCAGAAGATGAAACGCCAAAAGAAATTGAAGAAGAAATTCAACAGGTACATTTTTAA
- a CDS encoding NADPH-dependent FMN reductase, translated as MKILAIAGSNSETSINKLLVSYATSLVGNAEVEIVDMNDFEMPIYKHQREVESGVPQQAVDFAAKIDAADLLLVSLSEHNGTYSTAFKNVFDWTSRIKNRAVWNEVPMLLMATAPGGRGGLGVLEAAAKRFPLHGGNVVDTFTLPFFNDNFDKEANKISNEEKDSELKEKIQKISAIESILEK; from the coding sequence ATGAAAATTTTAGCAATAGCTGGAAGTAATTCCGAGACGTCAATCAATAAATTATTAGTTTCTTACGCAACTTCATTAGTTGGAAATGCAGAAGTGGAAATTGTAGATATGAACGATTTTGAAATGCCAATCTACAAACACCAAAGAGAAGTAGAAAGCGGAGTTCCACAACAGGCGGTAGATTTTGCTGCAAAAATAGATGCTGCGGATTTACTTTTGGTTTCTTTGTCTGAGCATAACGGAACATACTCAACAGCATTCAAAAATGTGTTCGACTGGACTTCAAGAATTAAAAACAGAGCGGTTTGGAATGAAGTTCCAATGTTGCTAATGGCTACAGCTCCTGGTGGAAGAGGTGGTTTAGGTGTTTTAGAGGCGGCAGCAAAACGTTTTCCATTACACGGAGGAAATGTTGTAGATACGTTCACGCTTCCTTTCTTTAATGATAATTTTGATAAAGAAGCGAATAAGATTTCTAACGAAGAGAAAGACAGTGAGTTAAAAGAGAAAATTCAGAAAATTTCGGCTATTGAATCTATCCTTGAAAAATAG
- a CDS encoding succinylglutamate desuccinylase/aspartoacylase family protein, with protein sequence MKKATLLSLAIMSSWGNAQKISQILEQKGSFRKDTVFSIKSEAKETYLPVSIIKGKGKGPVFSIVAGIHGYEYPPIVAVQEILKEIDPNQIKGTIIIVPIANVESFQKRTPFINPLDQKNLNNAFPGSANGTPTDQIANIITKEIISNSTIFLDIHGGDANEDLLPFVCYYNRKDTPENTKFAHDLSVQSQIDHIVSYPYNLTSTEPAKYAFKQATQQGITALSIEAGKLGTVQKENVDLIKTAVYNMLEYSGNYVRRKSKFINKKTATLFNQQDYIKVPENGIFYSDLKSGDQVKKNQILGYIADEFGNKKQDILSNSEGIILYKVGTPPVNKGETLFCIGYTEKDKI encoded by the coding sequence ATGAAGAAAGCGACATTGTTATCATTAGCAATAATGAGTTCATGGGGTAATGCACAAAAGATTAGTCAAATCCTCGAACAAAAAGGTTCATTTAGAAAAGATACCGTTTTTAGTATTAAAAGTGAGGCAAAAGAAACTTATCTTCCCGTTTCTATTATTAAAGGGAAGGGAAAAGGACCGGTTTTCAGCATCGTGGCAGGAATTCACGGGTATGAATATCCGCCGATTGTTGCCGTTCAGGAAATATTGAAGGAAATAGATCCCAATCAGATCAAAGGAACGATTATTATTGTTCCGATTGCTAATGTTGAATCTTTTCAAAAAAGAACGCCTTTCATCAATCCTTTAGATCAAAAAAATTTAAACAATGCTTTTCCGGGTTCTGCAAATGGAACGCCGACAGATCAAATTGCAAATATTATCACCAAAGAAATTATTTCAAATTCTACAATATTTCTAGATATTCACGGAGGTGATGCCAACGAAGATTTGCTACCATTTGTATGCTATTACAACAGAAAAGATACTCCCGAAAATACAAAGTTTGCTCACGATTTATCAGTTCAGTCGCAAATTGATCACATTGTTTCATATCCATATAATCTAACATCAACAGAACCCGCAAAATACGCTTTCAAACAAGCAACCCAACAAGGAATTACTGCGTTAAGTATCGAAGCTGGAAAATTAGGAACTGTTCAGAAAGAAAATGTTGACCTGATTAAAACGGCGGTGTATAATATGCTTGAATATTCCGGAAATTATGTAAGAAGAAAATCGAAATTCATCAACAAAAAAACAGCAACTCTGTTCAACCAGCAAGACTACATCAAAGTTCCCGAAAACGGAATTTTCTACAGCGATTTGAAAAGCGGAGATCAGGTAAAAAAGAACCAAATTTTAGGCTATATCGCCGATGAATTCGGAAATAAAAAACAGGATATTCTTTCCAATTCTGAAGGAATTATTTTATACAAAGTCGGAACGCCACCTGTCAACAAAGGCGAAACCTTATTTTGCATCGGCTATACCGAAAAAGATAAAATTTAA
- a CDS encoding YfbM family protein, whose translation MSMIGNLLRVTKTELEEYLNDSSLLEARLYDENEEPDYLNPDDIDKAWEGILFLLTGNGISAMDHPLTKVLFSGQLIDENQDLGYGPAHYLTPEEVVDLNNQIAEITITDLKAKFNPEKMTELGIYPEIWAEGDDAFDYLADNFLAIQKMYTEAVRNGEGMITYLN comes from the coding sequence ATGAGCATGATAGGAAATTTACTTCGGGTAACTAAAACGGAACTTGAAGAATATCTAAATGACAGTTCTTTATTGGAGGCCAGATTGTACGATGAGAATGAAGAGCCTGATTATCTGAACCCTGATGATATTGATAAGGCCTGGGAAGGAATTTTGTTTTTATTGACGGGAAATGGTATTTCTGCAATGGATCATCCACTGACAAAAGTGTTGTTCAGCGGGCAGCTGATTGATGAAAATCAGGATTTGGGATATGGCCCGGCTCATTATTTAACACCGGAAGAGGTTGTTGATTTGAATAATCAGATTGCTGAAATTACAATTACTGATCTTAAAGCGAAATTCAATCCTGAAAAAATGACTGAATTAGGAATTTATCCCGAAATCTGGGCAGAAGGCGACGATGCTTTTGATTATCTGGCGGATAATTTTTTGGCCATTCAAAAAATGTACACTGAAGCAGTGAGAAATGGAGAAGGAATGATCACTTATTTAAATTGA
- a CDS encoding glycoside hydrolase family 13 protein, producing the protein MKKIYTIIALSTAVIAFSQKPLDKVEPAFWWKGMKNPELQIMVYGKDIANSEIELSNGVQAKDIQKTENPNYVFITVNTNEINVPKFNINIKKGKKNIGSYPYELKERKPNSAERESFTSKDVMYLIMPDRFANGDEKNDSQPYLTERANRSLPNGRHGGDLRGIINNLDYIQNLGATAVWLTPVNEDNEKVYSYHGYAQTDLYKIDGRYGTNEEYKELSQKLNKRKMMLVMDYVTNHWGISHWMIKDLPTKDWIHWFNDGENGFKRSNYKTTTQFDTNASEVDKKLALDGWFDTTMPDINQKNPLVLKYLTQNAIWWIEYAELGGFRVDTYPYNDKEAMAKWAKAITDEYPKFNIVGETWLNTAGHISAWQKDSKTGEAANYNSNLPSVMDFMLYGDLPKALKEKEGWESGMNRIYNSLSSDFLYPDINNVMVFFENHDTERWNEIFNDDPKAYKLGLTLISTVRGIPQIYYGSEVGMRGDKNKGGDADIRRDFPGGWKSDKVNAFHPSNQTPDQKGFYQFTQKLLNWRKGKEVIHTGKTKNFVPQNNVFVYFRYNEKESVMVVLNNNEKDEALDLKHFAESLNGFTKGKDILSDKEVSLQNNLTIPAKTSMVIELN; encoded by the coding sequence ATGAAAAAAATATACACCATCATTGCTTTATCAACAGCAGTCATTGCTTTTTCACAAAAACCATTAGACAAAGTAGAACCAGCATTTTGGTGGAAAGGAATGAAAAATCCCGAACTTCAGATCATGGTCTACGGAAAAGACATTGCTAATAGCGAAATTGAGCTGTCAAATGGTGTTCAGGCAAAAGATATTCAGAAAACTGAAAATCCAAACTATGTTTTCATAACGGTAAATACCAATGAGATCAATGTCCCTAAGTTTAACATCAATATTAAAAAAGGTAAAAAAAATATAGGGTCTTATCCGTATGAGTTAAAGGAAAGGAAGCCAAATTCAGCAGAAAGAGAATCATTTACCTCAAAAGATGTAATGTATCTTATTATGCCGGATCGTTTTGCCAACGGTGATGAAAAAAATGATTCTCAACCATACTTAACCGAAAGAGCAAACAGAAGTCTTCCCAACGGACGTCATGGTGGAGATTTGCGGGGAATCATCAATAATTTAGATTATATTCAAAATCTGGGTGCCACGGCGGTTTGGCTAACTCCTGTGAATGAAGACAACGAAAAAGTATATTCGTATCACGGCTACGCACAGACTGATTTATACAAAATCGACGGTCGCTACGGAACCAATGAAGAATACAAAGAACTTTCCCAAAAATTAAACAAAAGGAAAATGATGCTGGTGATGGATTATGTCACCAATCATTGGGGAATTTCGCATTGGATGATCAAAGATTTACCTACCAAAGATTGGATCCACTGGTTCAATGATGGCGAAAATGGTTTCAAACGTTCAAATTACAAAACGACAACTCAGTTTGATACAAACGCTTCTGAAGTTGATAAAAAGCTGGCGTTAGACGGCTGGTTTGATACTACAATGCCGGATATTAATCAGAAAAATCCTTTGGTTTTAAAATATTTAACGCAAAATGCAATTTGGTGGATAGAATACGCTGAATTAGGTGGTTTTCGTGTAGATACCTATCCTTACAATGATAAGGAAGCAATGGCGAAATGGGCAAAAGCGATTACCGATGAATATCCGAAATTCAATATTGTCGGAGAAACCTGGCTGAATACGGCTGGTCATATTTCTGCGTGGCAAAAGGATTCTAAAACGGGAGAGGCAGCGAATTATAATTCTAATCTTCCATCTGTGATGGATTTTATGCTGTACGGAGATTTGCCGAAAGCGTTGAAGGAAAAAGAAGGCTGGGAAAGCGGAATGAACCGTATTTACAACAGTTTGTCGAGTGATTTCCTGTATCCGGATATCAATAATGTAATGGTGTTCTTCGAAAATCACGATACCGAAAGATGGAATGAGATTTTTAATGATGATCCGAAAGCATATAAATTAGGATTGACTTTAATTTCAACCGTTCGTGGAATTCCGCAGATTTATTATGGCTCCGAAGTTGGAATGCGTGGCGACAAAAACAAGGGCGGTGATGCCGATATCCGGAGAGATTTTCCGGGTGGCTGGAAATCGGATAAGGTGAATGCTTTCCATCCATCAAATCAAACACCTGATCAGAAGGGATTTTACCAGTTTACACAGAAATTACTGAACTGGAGAAAAGGAAAAGAAGTGATCCACACCGGAAAAACTAAAAATTTCGTTCCTCAGAATAATGTTTTTGTGTATTTTAGATATAACGAAAAAGAAAGTGTCATGGTCGTTTTGAATAACAATGAAAAAGACGAAGCTTTGGATCTGAAACATTTTGCAGAATCTTTAAACGGATTTACAAAAGGGAAAGACATCCTTTCCGACAAAGAAGTTTCATTACAAAACAACTTAACAATACCTGCGAAAACTTCGATGGTTATTGAATTGAATTAA
- a CDS encoding pirin family protein has protein sequence MKTVYHKADSRGHANHGWLNSYHTFSFANYQNNDRTHFGVLRVLNDDTVSEGMGFGTHPHRNMEIISIPLEGDLEHKDSMGTTAVIKKGEIQVMSAGTGVQHSEYNKNKDEAVKFLQIWVFPREEDVEPRYDQKSIKEGEKINGFQQILSPNKNDDGVWIHQDAWFNLANFTKGNGKNYMLNKKGNGVYAFVLKGSAKVGDRILNERDGLGIWDTQSFNIEAEEDTEILLMEVPMELPSYLK, from the coding sequence ATGAAGACAGTATATCATAAAGCAGATTCAAGAGGCCACGCCAATCATGGTTGGTTAAATTCTTATCATACATTCAGTTTTGCCAATTATCAAAACAACGACAGAACACATTTCGGAGTTTTGAGAGTGTTAAATGATGACACCGTTTCAGAAGGAATGGGCTTCGGAACGCATCCGCACAGAAACATGGAAATCATTTCGATCCCTTTGGAAGGCGATTTGGAACATAAAGATTCGATGGGAACAACAGCAGTGATCAAAAAAGGAGAAATTCAGGTGATGAGTGCCGGAACAGGAGTTCAGCACAGCGAATACAACAAAAATAAAGATGAAGCGGTAAAATTTCTTCAGATTTGGGTTTTCCCCAGAGAAGAGGATGTTGAACCAAGATATGATCAAAAAAGTATTAAAGAAGGCGAAAAAATCAATGGTTTTCAACAGATTTTATCACCGAATAAAAATGATGACGGAGTTTGGATTCATCAGGATGCATGGTTTAATTTAGCTAATTTCACAAAAGGAAACGGCAAAAATTATATGTTAAATAAAAAAGGAAACGGCGTTTATGCTTTTGTATTGAAAGGAAGTGCAAAAGTAGGCGACAGAATTCTGAACGAAAGAGACGGTTTAGGAATCTGGGATACTCAAAGTTTCAACATCGAAGCCGAAGAAGACACAGAAATCCTATTAATGGAAGTTCCAATGGAATTACCATCATATTTAAAATAA
- a CDS encoding bile acid:sodium symporter family protein codes for MALTAKIFNKQNLFLLLLIVMVFMAKLIPFKASYNEFFNLSAFIDWGIAGIFLFYGLKLNLKEVVKDISNWKLHLIIQSGTFILFPLLVLLFYPWVKSSEFENIWLSIFFLACLPSTVSSSVVMVSIAKGNVTSAIFNASMSGLIGIIMTPLLMSFFLEPASGSENHGEVIQQLLIKVLLPIILGILLNPVFKKWITKYSTIIAEFDRLIILLIVYESFSTAFIENIFGSVPPIVFLILAFSVFFLFFMVYHILQFIAKKMKFNAQDIITVSFCGSKKSLVHGSLFLLVLGVTDDQKVLFLLPVMVYHSFQLFYVSWLASKIAQRKSVV; via the coding sequence ATGGCGTTGACGGCTAAAATTTTTAACAAGCAGAACCTATTTCTTCTCCTGTTAATCGTAATGGTCTTTATGGCAAAACTGATCCCTTTTAAGGCATCTTATAATGAATTTTTCAATCTTTCGGCTTTTATAGATTGGGGAATTGCGGGGATCTTCCTTTTTTACGGATTAAAACTTAATTTAAAAGAAGTAGTAAAAGATATTTCCAATTGGAAGCTGCATTTAATCATCCAGTCCGGAACTTTCATTCTTTTTCCGCTGCTGGTTTTACTGTTTTACCCATGGGTAAAAAGCTCAGAATTTGAAAACATCTGGCTTTCTATATTTTTTCTCGCCTGTTTGCCTTCAACGGTTTCATCATCTGTGGTCATGGTTTCCATTGCCAAAGGAAATGTGACTTCCGCGATATTCAACGCGTCTATGTCAGGGTTAATCGGAATTATCATGACGCCGTTATTGATGAGCTTTTTTCTTGAGCCCGCTTCCGGTTCCGAAAATCATGGCGAAGTTATTCAGCAGCTATTAATTAAAGTTTTATTACCCATTATTTTAGGAATTTTACTAAATCCTGTGTTCAAAAAATGGATAACCAAATATTCAACGATCATCGCAGAATTCGACAGGCTGATTATTTTATTAATTGTGTATGAAAGTTTCTCCACTGCATTTATTGAAAATATTTTCGGCTCAGTCCCTCCAATTGTATTTTTAATTCTGGCATTCAGTGTGTTTTTTTTATTTTTTATGGTTTACCATATTTTACAATTCATTGCCAAAAAGATGAAGTTCAATGCTCAGGATATCATTACAGTGTCGTTTTGTGGATCAAAGAAATCTTTGGTACACGGAAGTCTCTTTCTTTTGGTATTGGGGGTTACTGATGATCAGAAGGTTTTATTTCTGCTTCCGGTGATGGTTTATCATAGTTTTCAGCTGTTCTATGTGAGTTGGCTGGCGAGTAAAATAGCACAAAGAAAATCAGTCGTTTAA
- a CDS encoding IS5 family transposase: MLGKIREDLQQNLFKTRLTELINMEHPVVKLAGEISWDKMESEFEKLFSENGRPSIAIRKIAGMLLLKEMFKESDESVIERWIENAYWQYFTGETFFQTEQPFDPSNFVHFRKRIGDKGLEFLLGQSVSLHPKAKTEDEVQVDTTVQEKNITFPTDAKLAKKVIDNCRKIAEKESVVQRQSYRRVSKQLLRDAFFGHHPRRQKKAKMARKKLRTIGKRVLRELERKLPKDVLKGYEDVFKIYLKALTQERTTKDKIYSLHEPQVACIAKGKSGKAYEFGTKVAVVRGRKTGIISSVKRFSGNPHDSKTLEESLAQSERVRKSVGGTRPTKATTDRGFKGIKEVEGTAILLPAKKEKTKYGQQVARLRFRARAAIEPCISHLKRNHSLGLNFLKGVAGDINNALLAGIGYNLKMRLNQIKQQILLWLELVLRIFLGKYNFQSQKTAF; this comes from the coding sequence ATGTTAGGCAAAATAAGAGAGGATTTACAGCAGAATTTATTCAAGACCAGGCTTACGGAGCTTATTAATATGGAGCATCCGGTGGTAAAATTAGCTGGGGAGATTTCCTGGGATAAAATGGAGTCAGAGTTTGAGAAATTATTTTCAGAAAACGGAAGACCTTCTATTGCTATCCGTAAAATAGCAGGAATGCTTTTGCTCAAGGAAATGTTTAAAGAAAGTGATGAAAGTGTAATAGAGAGATGGATTGAGAATGCGTATTGGCAATATTTTACCGGAGAAACCTTTTTCCAGACAGAGCAGCCTTTCGATCCGAGCAATTTTGTACACTTCAGAAAAAGAATTGGAGATAAGGGTTTGGAATTTCTTTTGGGACAAAGCGTTTCTCTCCATCCCAAAGCCAAAACAGAAGATGAAGTTCAGGTAGATACGACGGTTCAGGAGAAGAACATTACCTTTCCTACCGATGCCAAATTAGCAAAAAAAGTAATCGACAATTGTAGAAAAATAGCAGAAAAAGAGAGCGTTGTACAAAGACAAAGCTACAGAAGAGTGAGCAAACAATTATTGCGGGACGCTTTTTTTGGACATCATCCCAGAAGACAGAAGAAGGCAAAAATGGCGAGGAAAAAGCTCAGGACGATTGGTAAAAGAGTTCTTCGGGAATTGGAAAGAAAACTTCCTAAAGATGTTTTGAAAGGCTACGAAGACGTTTTTAAAATTTACCTTAAAGCACTCACCCAAGAACGTACCACGAAAGATAAAATTTACAGTCTTCACGAGCCACAAGTTGCGTGTATTGCGAAAGGAAAATCGGGAAAAGCATACGAGTTTGGGACAAAAGTAGCAGTAGTAAGAGGTCGGAAAACAGGGATCATCAGCTCGGTAAAGAGATTTTCTGGCAATCCTCACGATAGTAAAACTCTTGAAGAATCATTGGCACAGAGTGAGAGGGTAAGAAAATCCGTTGGCGGAACAAGACCTACGAAAGCCACTACAGACAGAGGATTTAAAGGAATCAAAGAAGTGGAAGGAACAGCAATTTTGCTTCCCGCAAAAAAAGAAAAAACAAAATATGGGCAACAAGTAGCCAGATTAAGATTCCGGGCAAGAGCAGCCATAGAACCTTGTATCTCTCATTTAAAAAGAAACCACTCCTTAGGATTAAACTTCCTGAAAGGAGTGGCTGGAGATATTAATAATGCATTATTAGCAGGGATTGGATACAATTTGAAGATGAGATTGAATCAAATCAAACAACAAATTCTTCTTTGGCTCGAACTTGTTCTCCGAATCTTTTTAGGCAAATATAATTTTCAAAGTCAAAAAACAGCTTTTTAA
- the purM gene encoding phosphoribosylformylglycinamidine cyclo-ligase has product MSNTYKSAGVDKEEGYKTVDKIKKAVGETHNSNVLNHLGSFGAFYEIGGYKNPVLVSGTDGVGTKLKVALDSKKYDSIGVDCFAMCANDILCHGAKPLFFLDYLACGKLDSEIAAEIVLGMVEACKDNNCALIGGETAEMPGMYQPGDYDVAGFCVGIVEKDQIIDGSKIKTGDKIIALPSSGFHSNGFSLVRKVFPDFNEEFEGKPLYETLLVPTRLYYKDIHKVIADVEVAGIAHITGGGLYENIPRIIGDGLCASIDASKIQIPSIMLELEKRGGVAREEMFGTFNMGVGMIIVVDAEKAEKVLSLLDDAYEIGEITEENEKINLSF; this is encoded by the coding sequence ATGAGCAACACGTACAAATCTGCAGGAGTAGACAAAGAGGAGGGATACAAAACCGTTGATAAAATTAAAAAAGCGGTGGGCGAAACTCACAATTCCAATGTATTGAATCATTTGGGAAGTTTTGGAGCTTTCTACGAAATCGGAGGCTACAAAAATCCTGTATTGGTTTCAGGAACTGATGGGGTCGGAACGAAGCTTAAAGTAGCTTTAGACTCCAAAAAATACGATTCTATCGGGGTAGACTGTTTTGCCATGTGTGCCAATGATATCCTTTGTCACGGTGCAAAACCGCTATTTTTCCTTGATTATTTAGCGTGCGGAAAACTGGATTCAGAAATCGCTGCTGAAATCGTTTTAGGAATGGTAGAAGCTTGTAAAGATAACAACTGTGCATTAATTGGTGGTGAAACTGCTGAAATGCCGGGAATGTATCAGCCTGGAGATTATGATGTTGCAGGATTCTGCGTAGGAATCGTGGAGAAAGACCAGATTATTGACGGATCTAAAATCAAAACAGGTGATAAAATCATTGCTCTTCCAAGTTCAGGTTTCCATTCAAACGGATTCTCTTTGGTAAGAAAAGTGTTCCCTGATTTCAACGAAGAATTTGAAGGGAAACCTTTGTACGAGACCCTTTTGGTTCCTACAAGATTATATTATAAAGATATTCACAAAGTTATTGCTGATGTTGAAGTGGCAGGTATTGCTCACATCACGGGTGGTGGTTTATACGAAAACATCCCGAGAATTATCGGTGACGGATTGTGTGCTTCTATCGATGCTTCAAAAATTCAGATTCCAAGCATTATGCTGGAGCTTGAAAAAAGAGGGGGCGTAGCTCGTGAAGAAATGTTCGGAACATTCAATATGGGAGTTGGGATGATCATCGTGGTAGATGCTGAAAAAGCTGAAAAAGTTCTAAGTCTTCTTGATGATGCATACGAAATCGGAGAGATTACTGAAGAAAACGAGAAAATTAATTTATCATTTTAA
- a CDS encoding YcxB family protein, with protein sequence MKFNYNLNLDDYLNYQLFNASQTKSIIKKRKRNRFIPAIFFVVLGIVPRFDFTETFTLIYIFIGILWIFVYPIWDKRWYFNYYKKYIKENYVYNFDKDTEVIITMDEILMKNENSESRISLAELKEINEIPLAFYLKLKSSQSIILPKNKMSDLKEFREILDTIKNKYSINYNEFPQWKWQ encoded by the coding sequence ATGAAATTTAACTATAATTTAAATCTTGATGATTATTTGAATTACCAGTTGTTTAATGCATCACAAACTAAAAGTATTATTAAGAAAAGGAAGAGAAATCGGTTTATTCCAGCAATTTTTTTTGTTGTTTTAGGAATCGTACCAAGATTTGACTTTACGGAAACTTTTACTCTTATTTATATCTTTATAGGTATTTTATGGATATTTGTTTATCCAATTTGGGATAAAAGATGGTATTTTAATTATTATAAAAAGTATATTAAAGAAAATTACGTATATAATTTTGATAAAGATACTGAAGTCATCATAACAATGGATGAAATTTTGATGAAGAATGAAAATTCAGAATCAAGAATTAGTTTGGCTGAATTGAAAGAAATTAATGAAATTCCGCTAGCTTTTTATCTTAAATTAAAATCTTCACAATCAATTATTTTACCTAAAAATAAAATGAGTGATTTAAAAGAATTTAGAGAAATTTTAGATACAATAAAAAATAAATATTCAATTAATTATAATGAATTTCCTCAATGGAAATGGCAATAA
- a CDS encoding nuclear transport factor 2 family protein, translated as MKKITIFFTFILFVLSFTTLSAQSKFDKDKKEIGIMLDDFNLAAAKADFITYFNYFAAESTFIGTDATEVWDKKAFMVWAKPYFDKKTTWNFTSLKRNIYFSKDGKLAWFDELLNTQMKICRGSGVVEKINGQWKVKQYVLSVTVPNEIVDKIVAEKAPIEDVLIQQLKTK; from the coding sequence ATGAAAAAAATAACAATATTCTTCACATTCATCCTGTTTGTATTGAGTTTTACAACCCTTTCAGCTCAGTCAAAATTTGATAAAGACAAAAAAGAAATCGGGATTATGCTCGATGACTTTAACCTAGCCGCTGCAAAAGCTGATTTCATAACCTATTTCAATTATTTTGCCGCCGAATCGACATTTATAGGAACCGACGCCACCGAAGTCTGGGATAAAAAAGCATTCATGGTGTGGGCAAAACCCTATTTCGACAAAAAGACAACCTGGAATTTCACTTCCTTGAAAAGAAATATTTATTTCAGCAAAGATGGAAAACTGGCTTGGTTTGACGAATTGCTGAATACTCAAATGAAAATCTGCCGTGGTTCAGGAGTGGTCGAAAAAATCAACGGACAGTGGAAAGTGAAGCAGTATGTACTTTCTGTGACAGTTCCAAACGAGATTGTCGATAAAATAGTGGCAGAAAAAGCACCGATTGAGGATGTTTTAATTCAACAGTTAAAAACGAAATAA